A stretch of Trichomycterus rosablanca isolate fTriRos1 chromosome 8, fTriRos1.hap1, whole genome shotgun sequence DNA encodes these proteins:
- the zgc:66433 gene encoding acrosomal protein KIAA1210 isoform X1 produces the protein MAAFYSCLRGGKDSDCSIMASEPGDASAAHEPCDAAEECSAGKKKSKFQTFKSFFVKKKAKESAAPSAEGEVQSSEDVHTRASPVLTDRDSDSGSRTGAGNEARSHDSVIASDSPSSERNEGLRSSQDGIHGKVKALQMQLKQAIRLGSPASVSKRRSDDSVTLSDDDGLPRSPQECSTPCTVLTASSQRSSGVVQRCSSVSLEGSESDDEQMSGASSRPETPQSSILVDFSQPASSLSCLDSSAAHHRIAVKANACAQRKSASRELRRRDLREKVLLRDAEDKLQASKTSTDEEESNEDVVDISEAQEASQIRVSSQNERDEHACSQRASRTSTTSAETSEEDSVSARDHVDYREILESSWENPITLELQTDDFLLDSACEVVPEEQGSLLEEVLSSLKGPLTSALMLESKDTAAQMKVEVTTEEDVVAKESAPNQTPVLEDEILPVQSTLSAMVLLQREVEDLEEASQEDGEQEVEAFAKEPSLEEEDVQVYEDEVEPEDYEVKIENREDQDDLARRDCETLEDVGGLEQNIEAKEVEEVIDEEEASRDEEYAFEEQEDRDAEELQEQVEPEDQSSPVEHKVQLEIKSEASCNVESHYKSDQVVEDSALESPEDLSQAEDLPESGDHPSFVVTTMLDLCFPRKTTSAQNQPEEKEDEQEETTEQNHGCEEDSNDNLELSIENEEPQEQTHALVRSTSNDALQELDQEESPSTPQDEPVFKESPSTDESSEMSTNAVESPVQKEKCEPPEEAAPENPFGVRLRKTAALQRYVSGEEGPTPSVQAEPAEVQKAPFGGHLARRTSLPKKPDQPPDGGVKPRRTSDHAVGNVAAETSEGPSWISLARQKQKVFKENSLDESSQEEVKETSPDLSSPVSKDHLKPVTSPVKVPCLLDISKPAPVEKERRSTSPPAPGPAPTPVTQDEPPWLALAKKKAKAWSEMPQIVQ, from the exons ATGGCTGCGTTTTACAGCTGCCTGCGAGGAGGAAAGGA CAGTGACTGCAGCATCATGGCATCGGAACCTGGAGATGCCAGCGCTGCCCACGAGCCGTGTGATGCAGCAGAGGAGTGTTCAG caggtaaaaagaagtccAAGTTCCAGACGTTCAAGAGCTTCTTCGTGAAGAAGAAAGCAAAGGAGAGCGCGGCACCGTCGGCGGAGGGCGAGGTCCAGTCCAGTGAGGACGTCCACACTCGGGCGTCGCCCGTCCTCACCGACAGGGACAGCGACTCCGG GTCCAGGACGGGCGCAGGAAACGAGGCGCGGTCACATGACAGCGTCATCGCCTCCGACTCGCCCTCGTCCGAGAGGAACGAAGGTCTCCGGAGCTCCCAGGATGGAATCCACGGCAAAGTCAAAGCTCTCCAg ATGCAGCTGAAGCAGGCGATCCGTCTGGGTTCTCCTGCGTCCGTCTCCAAGAGGAGGAGCGACGACAGCGTGACCCTGTCGGACGACGACGGTCTTCCCCGCAGCCCTCAGGAGTGCTCGACCCCCTGCACTGTACTCACCGCGTCCTCTCAGAGG TCGTCCGGTGTGGTCCAGAGATGCAGTTCTGTCAGTCTGGAGGGATCAGAGAGCGACGATGAGCAG ATGTCTGGAGCTTCATCGAGGCCGGAAACCCCACAGTCATCCATCCTCGTGGACTTCAGTCAGCCAGCCAGCTCCTTGTCCTGCCTGGATAGCTCCGCCGCCCACCATCGCATCGCCGTCAAAGCCAACGCATGTGCCCAGAGGAAGAGCGCCAGT AGGGAGCTCAGGAGACGAGACCTGAGAGAAAAAGTCCTTCTCAGAGACGCAGAAGACAAACTACAAGCTTCCAAAACCAGTACAGATGAGGAGGAAAGCAACG AGGACGTAGTGGACATCAGTGAAGCACAGGAGGCATCTCAAATAAGAGTATCATCACAGAATGAGAGGGATGAGCATGCCTGCTCTCAAAGAGCCTCCAGAACATCCACAACCTCTGCTGAAACCTCAGAGGAAGACTCTGTGTCTGCCAGGGATCATGTCGACTACCGTGAGATACTGGAGTCCTCCTGGGAGAACCCGATAACTCTGGAGCTCCAGACCGACGACTTCCTGTTGGACTCGGCATGTGAGGTTGTCCCTGAGGAGCAGGGGTCACTGCTGGAGGAAGTCCTAAGCTCCCTGAAGGGTCCTCTGACGTCAGCCTTGATGCTGGAGTCCAAGGATACAGCTGCACAGATGAAG GTGGAGGTCACAACCGAGGAAGACGTGGTGGCCAAGGAGAGCGCACCAAACCAAACTCCAGTCTTGGAGGACGAGATACTACCAGTTCAGAGCACTCTTTCTGCAATGGTCCTTCTCCAACGAGAGGTGGAGGATCTGGAAGAAGCTTCACAGGAAGATGGAGAGCAGGAGGTAGAAGCATTTGCAAAGGAACCTTCACTTGAAGAAGAAGATGTGCAAGTGTATGAAGACGAGGTTGAACCAGAGGATTACGAGGTTAAAATTGAGAACCGTGAAGACCAGGATGACTTGGCAAGGAGAGATTGTGAAACCTTGGAAGATGTTGGAGGTTTAGAGCAAAACATCGAGGCAAAGGAGGTGGAGGAAGTTATAGATGAGGAAGAAGCAAGTAGGGATGAAGAATATGCATTTGAGGAGCAAGAGGACAGAGATGCAGAAGAACTGCAAGAGCAAGTGGAACCAGAAGATCAGTCAAGTCCAGTGGAACACAAAGTCCAACTTGAGATCAAATCAGAAGCAAGCTGTAACGTTGAAAGCCATTACAAGTCAGACCAAGTGGTTGAAGACAGTGCCTTGGAATCACCAGAAGATCTCAGCCAGGCTGAAGATCTCCCAGAGTCTGGTGATCATCCTTCCTTTGTGGTGACCACCATGCTGGATCTTTGTTTCCCCAGGAAAACCACAAGTGCTCAAAACCAGCCTGAGGAAAAGGAGGATGAGCAGGAGGAGACCACTGAGCAGAATCATGGATGTGAAGAAGACTCCAATGACAACCTTGAGTTATCAATTGAAAATGAAGAACCACAGGAGCAAACCCATGCCCTGGTGAGGTCCACCTCTAATGATGCTCTCCAAGAACTAGATCAAGAAGAATCACCCTCCACGCCGCAGGATGAACCTGTATTCAAAGAGTCTCCAAGCACAGATGAATCTTCTGAGATGTCCACCAATGCAGTTGAGTCTCCAGTCCAGAAAGAGAAATGTGAACCTCCTGAGGAGGCCGCCCCCGAAAATCCCTTCGGAGTTCGGCTGAGGAAGACGGCGGCTCTGCAGCGCTACGTTTCTGGAGAAGAAGGTCCAACTCCGAGTGTGCAGGCGGAACCTGCCGAGGTACAGAAGGCTCCTTTTGGAGGACACCTTGCCAGAAGGACGTCGTTGCCCAAAAAGCCTGATCAGCCACCTGATGGTGGCGTGAAGCCCAGGAGAACCTCAG ATCATGCAGTCGGGAACGTGGCAGCGGAGACCTCAGAAGGTCCAAGCTGGATCTCTCTGGCCAGACAGAAGCAGAAGGTCTTTAAAGAGAACTCCCTGGATGAGTCTTCACAG GAGGAAGTTAAGGAGACGTCACCTGATTTATCCAGTCCAGTCAGCAAGGATCATCTGAAACCGGTCACTTCACCTGTTAAAG TTCCGTGCCTCCTGGACATTTCCAAACCAGCGCCGGTCGAGAAGGAGAGGAGAAGCACCAGCCCCCCAGCGCCGGGTCCAGCCCCGACTCCTGTAACCCAGGACGAACCGCCGTGGCTCGCTCTGGCCAAGAAGAAAGCCAAAGCCTGGAGCGAGATGCCTCAGATCGTACAGTAG
- the zgc:66433 gene encoding acrosomal protein KIAA1210 isoform X2, translating into MASEPGDASAAHEPCDAAEECSAGKKKSKFQTFKSFFVKKKAKESAAPSAEGEVQSSEDVHTRASPVLTDRDSDSGSRTGAGNEARSHDSVIASDSPSSERNEGLRSSQDGIHGKVKALQMQLKQAIRLGSPASVSKRRSDDSVTLSDDDGLPRSPQECSTPCTVLTASSQRSSGVVQRCSSVSLEGSESDDEQMSGASSRPETPQSSILVDFSQPASSLSCLDSSAAHHRIAVKANACAQRKSASRELRRRDLREKVLLRDAEDKLQASKTSTDEEESNEDVVDISEAQEASQIRVSSQNERDEHACSQRASRTSTTSAETSEEDSVSARDHVDYREILESSWENPITLELQTDDFLLDSACEVVPEEQGSLLEEVLSSLKGPLTSALMLESKDTAAQMKVEVTTEEDVVAKESAPNQTPVLEDEILPVQSTLSAMVLLQREVEDLEEASQEDGEQEVEAFAKEPSLEEEDVQVYEDEVEPEDYEVKIENREDQDDLARRDCETLEDVGGLEQNIEAKEVEEVIDEEEASRDEEYAFEEQEDRDAEELQEQVEPEDQSSPVEHKVQLEIKSEASCNVESHYKSDQVVEDSALESPEDLSQAEDLPESGDHPSFVVTTMLDLCFPRKTTSAQNQPEEKEDEQEETTEQNHGCEEDSNDNLELSIENEEPQEQTHALVRSTSNDALQELDQEESPSTPQDEPVFKESPSTDESSEMSTNAVESPVQKEKCEPPEEAAPENPFGVRLRKTAALQRYVSGEEGPTPSVQAEPAEVQKAPFGGHLARRTSLPKKPDQPPDGGVKPRRTSDHAVGNVAAETSEGPSWISLARQKQKVFKENSLDESSQEEVKETSPDLSSPVSKDHLKPVTSPVKVPCLLDISKPAPVEKERRSTSPPAPGPAPTPVTQDEPPWLALAKKKAKAWSEMPQIVQ; encoded by the exons ATGGCATCGGAACCTGGAGATGCCAGCGCTGCCCACGAGCCGTGTGATGCAGCAGAGGAGTGTTCAG caggtaaaaagaagtccAAGTTCCAGACGTTCAAGAGCTTCTTCGTGAAGAAGAAAGCAAAGGAGAGCGCGGCACCGTCGGCGGAGGGCGAGGTCCAGTCCAGTGAGGACGTCCACACTCGGGCGTCGCCCGTCCTCACCGACAGGGACAGCGACTCCGG GTCCAGGACGGGCGCAGGAAACGAGGCGCGGTCACATGACAGCGTCATCGCCTCCGACTCGCCCTCGTCCGAGAGGAACGAAGGTCTCCGGAGCTCCCAGGATGGAATCCACGGCAAAGTCAAAGCTCTCCAg ATGCAGCTGAAGCAGGCGATCCGTCTGGGTTCTCCTGCGTCCGTCTCCAAGAGGAGGAGCGACGACAGCGTGACCCTGTCGGACGACGACGGTCTTCCCCGCAGCCCTCAGGAGTGCTCGACCCCCTGCACTGTACTCACCGCGTCCTCTCAGAGG TCGTCCGGTGTGGTCCAGAGATGCAGTTCTGTCAGTCTGGAGGGATCAGAGAGCGACGATGAGCAG ATGTCTGGAGCTTCATCGAGGCCGGAAACCCCACAGTCATCCATCCTCGTGGACTTCAGTCAGCCAGCCAGCTCCTTGTCCTGCCTGGATAGCTCCGCCGCCCACCATCGCATCGCCGTCAAAGCCAACGCATGTGCCCAGAGGAAGAGCGCCAGT AGGGAGCTCAGGAGACGAGACCTGAGAGAAAAAGTCCTTCTCAGAGACGCAGAAGACAAACTACAAGCTTCCAAAACCAGTACAGATGAGGAGGAAAGCAACG AGGACGTAGTGGACATCAGTGAAGCACAGGAGGCATCTCAAATAAGAGTATCATCACAGAATGAGAGGGATGAGCATGCCTGCTCTCAAAGAGCCTCCAGAACATCCACAACCTCTGCTGAAACCTCAGAGGAAGACTCTGTGTCTGCCAGGGATCATGTCGACTACCGTGAGATACTGGAGTCCTCCTGGGAGAACCCGATAACTCTGGAGCTCCAGACCGACGACTTCCTGTTGGACTCGGCATGTGAGGTTGTCCCTGAGGAGCAGGGGTCACTGCTGGAGGAAGTCCTAAGCTCCCTGAAGGGTCCTCTGACGTCAGCCTTGATGCTGGAGTCCAAGGATACAGCTGCACAGATGAAG GTGGAGGTCACAACCGAGGAAGACGTGGTGGCCAAGGAGAGCGCACCAAACCAAACTCCAGTCTTGGAGGACGAGATACTACCAGTTCAGAGCACTCTTTCTGCAATGGTCCTTCTCCAACGAGAGGTGGAGGATCTGGAAGAAGCTTCACAGGAAGATGGAGAGCAGGAGGTAGAAGCATTTGCAAAGGAACCTTCACTTGAAGAAGAAGATGTGCAAGTGTATGAAGACGAGGTTGAACCAGAGGATTACGAGGTTAAAATTGAGAACCGTGAAGACCAGGATGACTTGGCAAGGAGAGATTGTGAAACCTTGGAAGATGTTGGAGGTTTAGAGCAAAACATCGAGGCAAAGGAGGTGGAGGAAGTTATAGATGAGGAAGAAGCAAGTAGGGATGAAGAATATGCATTTGAGGAGCAAGAGGACAGAGATGCAGAAGAACTGCAAGAGCAAGTGGAACCAGAAGATCAGTCAAGTCCAGTGGAACACAAAGTCCAACTTGAGATCAAATCAGAAGCAAGCTGTAACGTTGAAAGCCATTACAAGTCAGACCAAGTGGTTGAAGACAGTGCCTTGGAATCACCAGAAGATCTCAGCCAGGCTGAAGATCTCCCAGAGTCTGGTGATCATCCTTCCTTTGTGGTGACCACCATGCTGGATCTTTGTTTCCCCAGGAAAACCACAAGTGCTCAAAACCAGCCTGAGGAAAAGGAGGATGAGCAGGAGGAGACCACTGAGCAGAATCATGGATGTGAAGAAGACTCCAATGACAACCTTGAGTTATCAATTGAAAATGAAGAACCACAGGAGCAAACCCATGCCCTGGTGAGGTCCACCTCTAATGATGCTCTCCAAGAACTAGATCAAGAAGAATCACCCTCCACGCCGCAGGATGAACCTGTATTCAAAGAGTCTCCAAGCACAGATGAATCTTCTGAGATGTCCACCAATGCAGTTGAGTCTCCAGTCCAGAAAGAGAAATGTGAACCTCCTGAGGAGGCCGCCCCCGAAAATCCCTTCGGAGTTCGGCTGAGGAAGACGGCGGCTCTGCAGCGCTACGTTTCTGGAGAAGAAGGTCCAACTCCGAGTGTGCAGGCGGAACCTGCCGAGGTACAGAAGGCTCCTTTTGGAGGACACCTTGCCAGAAGGACGTCGTTGCCCAAAAAGCCTGATCAGCCACCTGATGGTGGCGTGAAGCCCAGGAGAACCTCAG ATCATGCAGTCGGGAACGTGGCAGCGGAGACCTCAGAAGGTCCAAGCTGGATCTCTCTGGCCAGACAGAAGCAGAAGGTCTTTAAAGAGAACTCCCTGGATGAGTCTTCACAG GAGGAAGTTAAGGAGACGTCACCTGATTTATCCAGTCCAGTCAGCAAGGATCATCTGAAACCGGTCACTTCACCTGTTAAAG TTCCGTGCCTCCTGGACATTTCCAAACCAGCGCCGGTCGAGAAGGAGAGGAGAAGCACCAGCCCCCCAGCGCCGGGTCCAGCCCCGACTCCTGTAACCCAGGACGAACCGCCGTGGCTCGCTCTGGCCAAGAAGAAAGCCAAAGCCTGGAGCGAGATGCCTCAGATCGTACAGTAG